From one Montipora capricornis isolate CH-2021 chromosome 10, ASM3666992v2, whole genome shotgun sequence genomic stretch:
- the LOC138022440 gene encoding LOW QUALITY PROTEIN: uncharacterized protein (The sequence of the model RefSeq protein was modified relative to this genomic sequence to represent the inferred CDS: inserted 1 base in 1 codon; substituted 1 base at 1 genomic stop codon) produces the protein FVDFRKAFDCIPRQKVFDKLRKEGVHGRFLDVLTSMYSNDEAFTCFAGVKQGCMMSPTLFNFYLSDLPKFLNTASPTDIMLGDRSINCLLYADDLVIFSRSAKNLQIILNRLESFCENADLSVNLDKTKIMIFNNCGNSLNNYLFRYGNKLLKWLLGVNKYCSNNACRAETGRFPISIDAQCRNFKFWLTLTKNEYKLSQIAYNDIKWKENKAFWSKKIKGSLEQIGLRDLWMKAHYVDIGIVNIIRQRLKDIELQRWLSEINNDTRKDANQSNKMRTYRLFKTIDNYKCEDYLHQVTNTRHRIALTKLRLSNHKLAIETGRYSRPLKKPAERICPIXKXEMEDEDHFLNICPAYQEKRCSLLDYLEKEYRIKISRMSPNKIFMFLINPPSGNVKIQKLIAKHIFECFEKRKGEDG, from the exons TTCGTCGACTTTAGAAAAGCCTTCGACTGTATACCTCGACAAAAAGTATTCGACAAGCTGAGAAAAGAAGGTGTGCACGGGCGTTTCCTTGACGTTTTAACATCCATGTACTCAAATGATGAAGCCTTTACTTGTTTTGCCGGGGTAAAGCAAGGCTGCATGATGTCACCTACTCTTTTTAATTTCTATCTAAGTGATTTACCAAAATTCCTAAATACGGCGAGTCCAACCGACATTATGCTAGGTGAtagatctataaattgtctctTATATGCGGACGATCTAGTAATCTTCTCTAGATCAGCAAAAAACCTCCAAATAATTCTTAATAGGCTGGAATctttctgtgaaaatgccgATTTAAGTGTAAATTTAGACAAGACAAAAATTATGATTTTTAACAATTGTGGTAACTCTTTAAACAACTACTTGTTCAGATACGG AAATAAATTGCTAAAGTGGTTGCTGGGAGTTAACAAATACTGCAGCAACAATGCGTGCAGGGCTGAAACAGGGCGGTTCCCAATATCAATTGATGCTCAATGTAGGAACTTTAAGTTCTGGTTAACTTTAACCAAAAATGAATACAAATTATCCCAAATAGCATACAATGACATTAAATGGAAGGAAAATAAGGCTTTCTGGagcaaaaaaatcaaaggctCATTGGAACAGATAGGATTAAGAGACCTCTGGATGAAAGCACACTATGTAGACATAGGAATTGTAAACATTATCAGGCAACGACTCAAGGATATCGAACTACAAAGATGgctaagtgaaataaataacgACACCAGAAAAGATGCTAACCAAAGCAACAAAATGAGAACCTACCGGTTATTCAAAACGATAGACAATTACAAATGTGAAGACTACCTACATCAGGTCACCAATACACGACACAGAATAGCCCTAACAAAACTGCGACTTAGCAACCACAAATTAGCCATAGAGACAGGACGTTATTCGAGACCGCTCAAGAAACCTGCAGAAAGAATTTGCCCAATTTGAA TAGAAATGGAGGACGAAGACCATTTTCTAAATATATGCCCTGCTTACCAGGAAAAACGATGTTCGTTACTAGACTATTTGGAAAAAGAATATAGAATAAAAATAAGCAGAATGTCACCTAATAAAATATTCATGTTTCTGATAAACCCCCCTAGCGGAAAtgttaaaatacaaaaactaaTAGCAAAACATATATTCGAAtgctttgaaaaaaggaaaggggaAGACGGATAA
- the LOC138022281 gene encoding mitochondrial genome maintenance protein mgm101 homolog, which produces MAAFRRAAFSMLSIRTPLARVSSRSLSNEEQKGNAANNLAERDETNTAFVSSNNSVDRLSEEFSGAATVPFSPEITQVLMSPINESDVEIKPDGLIYVPEIKYRRILNQAFGPGGWALVPKGESLQFQNDRDNSQLIVREYALFCLGRFVSQTVGEHTFYSANNMVYGKAMEAAKSNALMRCCKDLGVASELWDPQFIIYWKEKFAVSAWCENARTREKKKLWRRQDRKPTDAFQYPWKEINQEK; this is translated from the exons ATGGCGGCATTTCGAAGGGCAGCATTTTCGATGTTGTCGATCCGTACTCCTCTCGCAAGAGTTTCATCAAGATCACTATCAAACGAAGAGCAAAAAGGAAATGCAGCGAACAATTTGGCCGAAAGAGACGAAACTAACACAGCATTTGTATCATCGAATAATTCAGTTGATAG gctATCTGAAGAATTTTCTGGAGCTGCAACAGTTCCATTTAGTCCTGAAATAACTCAAGTTTTAATGTCACCAATCAATGAGAGTGATGTAGAGATCAAACCTGATG GACTGATTTATGTTCCTGAGATTAAATACAGAAGGATTCTCAATCAAGCATTTGGCCCAGGAGGCTGGGCATTGGTTCCAAAAGGAGAATCTCTTCAATTTCAG AATGACAGAGATAACAGTCAACTGATTGTGCGAGAgtatgctttgttttgtttgggaAGATTTGTGTCCCAGACAGTAGGTGAACACACATTTTATTCAGCAAATAACATGGTGTATGGAAAAGCCATGGAAGCTGCCAAATCCAATGCATTGATGAGATGTTGCAAGGATCTTGGGGTGGCCAGTGAGCTTTGGGATCCTCAG ttcaTCATCTACTGGAAGGAGAAATTTGCAGTGAGTGCATGGTGTGAGAATGCACGAACACGagagaaaaagaagttgtgGAGAAGACAGGACAGAAAGCCTACTGACGCCTTCCAATATCCATGGAAGGAAATCAACCAGGAGAAATGA
- the LOC138019473 gene encoding serine hydrolase-like protein — protein sequence MDAERLLSEEQSYREMSFAVPWGVIAAKEWGRDDGKPFLGLHGFLDNANTFDRLARLLPEDIHFICIDFPGHGKSSHRWPGMPYIHFEYIADIKKVISQLKWEKYSVIGHSMGANLAALYAGTFPCEVENLILLDFRGPSTYPVDKAAVVLARYATAMAQVQTTSLHVYPNLESAAKRRQLKAVGGTMLTKEDAVLLAKRGTCTTKNGLVFSNDPIIKHLYVPLVAPQQLLLSILSKIQCAVLTLEATDTVFETNKVSWMERINIICQSAKFKLCKKIKGGHHFHLENPGQVVQEIKGFLTLCQSYDCTLNSKL from the exons ATGGATGCCGAAAGATTATTGTCTGAGGAACAATCTTATCGAGAAATGTCTTTTGCTGTTCCTTGGGGAGTTATTGCAGCTAAAGAGTGGGGACGTGATGATGGAAAGCCTTTCTTAGGACTTCATGGATTTCTAGATAACGCAAACACATTTGACAG ACTAGCTCGCTTGCTTCCAGAAGACATCCACTTCATTTGCATAGACTTTCCAGGACATGGTAAATCCTCACACAGATGGCCTGGAATGCCATACATACACTTTGAGTACATTGCTGATATAAAGAAAGTTATTTCACAGCTCAAATGGGAAAAGTATTCAGTCATAGGTCACAGTATGGGAGCTAACTTAGCAGCTCTGTATGCCGGTACTTTCCCATGTGAAGTGGAGAATCTTATTTTGCTTGATTTCCGTGGGCCTTCAACATACCCTGTGGACAAAGCAGCTGTTGTGTTAGCTCGTTATGCAACAGCAATGGCACAGGTTCAGACCACTTCACTCCATGTTTATCCCAACTTGGAATCTGCTGCAAAGAGGCGGCAGTTAAAAGCTGTTGGAGGAACAATGTTGACAAAAGAGGATGCAGTTTTGTTGGCTAAGAGAGGAACTTGTACCACCAAGAATGGTCTCGTATTTTCAAATGATCCAATCATAAAACATTTATATGTACCACTTGTTGCACCTCAGCAATTGTTACTTTCAATTCTTTCCAAGATACAATGTGCAGTATTGACACTAGAAGCCACTGATACTGTGTTTGAAACGAACAAAGTATCTTGGATGGAGAGAATTAACATCATTTGTCAAAGTGCAAAGTTcaaattgtgtaaaaaaatCAAAGGTGGACACCATTTCCATCTAGAAAACCCTGGGCAAGTTGTTCAAGAAATTAAAGGTTTCTTAACTCTTTGCCAATCATATGATTGTACTCTCAATAGCAAGTTGTGA